A single window of Caldimicrobium thiodismutans DNA harbors:
- the dapB gene encoding 4-hydroxy-tetrahydrodipicolinate reductase, with translation MPVKVIVAGAGGRMGKTLCQLIFQHPELDVVGAFEAPENPFVGKDLGEVIGLPKTGIPIEDSLEKVIEKGDVIIDFTFHKASLKHAQINSRYGKAMVLGTTGFSKDELSEIHELAKRSFPLVQDYNMSTGVNLLTKLVEVTARVLSEGYDIEIIEAHHRMKKDAPSGTALKLAQAIAKALGRSEEHFRFCREGIIGERSPLEIGIQTVRGGDIVGEHTVMFAGIGERIELTHRASSRETFARGALRAALWVVGKAPGVYTMLDVLGLREL, from the coding sequence ATGCCAGTAAAGGTAATAGTTGCAGGTGCAGGGGGGCGCATGGGAAAGACGCTATGTCAACTCATTTTTCAGCATCCCGAGTTAGATGTGGTTGGTGCCTTTGAGGCCCCTGAAAATCCCTTTGTAGGGAAAGACTTGGGAGAGGTGATTGGGCTTCCAAAAACAGGTATCCCAATTGAGGACTCCTTAGAAAAGGTGATTGAAAAAGGGGATGTTATTATTGATTTTACCTTTCATAAGGCCAGTCTCAAACATGCCCAAATTAACTCAAGATACGGGAAGGCCATGGTGCTTGGAACAACTGGATTTTCAAAGGATGAGCTTTCTGAGATTCACGAGCTTGCTAAAAGGAGTTTTCCCCTTGTGCAGGATTATAACATGAGTACAGGAGTAAATCTCTTAACCAAACTTGTTGAGGTTACCGCAAGGGTTCTTTCTGAGGGATATGATATTGAGATAATTGAGGCTCATCACCGTATGAAAAAGGATGCTCCCAGTGGAACAGCGCTCAAACTTGCTCAGGCTATTGCCAAGGCCCTTGGAAGAAGTGAAGAGCATTTCAGATTTTGCCGGGAGGGAATTATTGGAGAGAGATCCCCTTTAGAGATAGGTATTCAGACTGTAAGAGGAGGTGATATTGTTGGGGAACACACGGTTATGTTTGCAGGCATTGGAGAAAGAATTGAGCTCACACACCGGGCAAGCTCAAGGGAGACCTTTGCCAGAGGGGCCCTAAGAGCAGCTCTCTGGGTAGTGGGGAAGGCCCCTGGTGTTTATACCATGCTTGATGTCCTTGGTTTACGGGAGCTATGA
- a CDS encoding Mrp/NBP35 family ATP-binding protein: MERPQECSSPEWERFFKDFRKHSPLKEVRFILAVGSGKGGVGKTTLSVLLALALKGEGFSVGLFDLDFYGPNSALLLSPEKVQPATDVGGYKPVSLEGIKVMSLSFLITEKEPIFMRGLMAGKLLQELTQRVLWGPLDFLILDLPPGTGDIFLTMLDLYSPDGFILITTPHKLALADSLRTATILKEKKIPLLGVVKNMSDLFGKEDSFEAFLKEIKAPLLFELPFLKELTEKETISEIVDTPWGNRELKILSQNLLKRIFRVH, from the coding sequence ATGGAGAGACCACAAGAATGTTCCTCTCCTGAATGGGAAAGATTTTTTAAGGATTTTCGTAAGCATTCCCCTTTAAAGGAAGTTAGGTTTATTCTGGCTGTGGGAAGTGGTAAGGGTGGGGTAGGGAAGACAACTCTTTCTGTTCTTCTTGCCCTGGCCCTGAAAGGAGAAGGTTTTTCTGTGGGACTCTTTGATCTTGATTTTTATGGACCAAATAGTGCTCTACTTTTAAGCCCAGAAAAAGTTCAGCCAGCCACAGATGTAGGAGGATATAAGCCTGTTTCCCTTGAAGGAATAAAGGTTATGAGCCTTTCCTTTCTTATCACGGAGAAGGAACCTATTTTTATGCGAGGTCTTATGGCTGGAAAACTTCTCCAGGAACTAACTCAAAGGGTTCTCTGGGGGCCTCTTGATTTTCTAATTTTGGATCTTCCCCCTGGCACAGGGGATATTTTTTTAACGATGCTTGATCTTTACTCACCAGATGGATTTATTTTGATTACCACACCCCACAAACTTGCCCTGGCAGATAGTCTTCGCACTGCAACTATCCTTAAAGAAAAAAAGATCCCCCTTTTGGGGGTTGTGAAAAATATGAGTGATCTTTTCGGTAAAGAGGACTCCTTTGAGGCCTTTTTAAAGGAGATAAAGGCTCCACTGCTTTTTGAACTTCCCTTTTTAAAGGAGCTCACTGAAAAGGAGACCATAAGTGAGATCGTAGACACCCCCTGGGGCAATAGGGAATTAAAAATTTTATCTCAAAACCTTTTAAAACGAATCTTTAGGGTGCATTGA
- a CDS encoding Rossmann-like domain-containing protein, which produces MRLYEDLVDKAVSLARAKRIKRVVLGLHYALAELERGGSGLSFVDREFLSFCCKDSEVSYWKQPADLLVKAYLSPSRTDTFLALAIMNALFNHRKELLKEATNVDPLEMIPLKPKDDVLMIGFFQPLFQKLQGRVKRIIVIEKGNPEENKRALENLPPLSLGIVTSATLANKSFHEYLPYLENISEVILMGPSTPLCPEVFKYTPVTWLCGVSVKDSELLFRLVCEGKGTLSFFKKGALEKVNLKVKK; this is translated from the coding sequence ATGAGGCTCTATGAAGATTTAGTGGATAAGGCTGTTAGTCTTGCCCGGGCCAAACGAATAAAGAGGGTAGTTCTCGGGCTTCACTATGCCCTGGCTGAGCTTGAAAGGGGAGGGTCTGGTCTTTCCTTTGTGGATAGAGAATTTTTAAGTTTCTGCTGTAAGGATAGCGAAGTCTCCTACTGGAAACAGCCTGCTGATCTCTTAGTAAAAGCCTACCTCTCACCCTCGAGAACAGATACTTTTTTAGCCCTGGCCATTATGAATGCCCTTTTCAATCACCGTAAAGAACTTCTTAAGGAAGCCACAAATGTTGATCCCTTAGAGATGATTCCACTCAAGCCCAAGGATGATGTGCTTATGATAGGATTTTTTCAGCCCCTTTTCCAGAAACTTCAGGGGCGGGTAAAAAGAATTATTGTTATAGAAAAGGGTAATCCCGAGGAAAACAAAAGGGCTCTTGAGAATCTTCCTCCACTGTCCTTGGGAATAGTTACTTCAGCGACTCTTGCTAATAAAAGCTTTCACGAATATCTACCTTATCTTGAGAATATTTCAGAGGTGATCCTGATGGGGCCAAGCACTCCTCTTTGTCCGGAGGTCTTTAAATATACCCCTGTGACATGGCTATGCGGGGTCTCGGTAAAGGATAGTGAACTCCTCTTTAGGCTTGTCTGCGAAGGTAAGGGAACACTAAGCTTCTTTAAAAAAGGAGCCCTGGAAAAAGTTAATCTTAAGGTGAAAAAATAA
- the murI gene encoding glutamate racemase, translating into MIGVFDSGLGGLTVVRELLAKIPQYKIIYFGDTARTPYGTKSAETVTKYALENTRFLLEKGAQVIVVACHTVSSTAMPVLKETFRKIPFFEVVTPSFKKALQLTRKKIIGLIGTRTTVESGIYQRLFHEADPEVKVVVNPAPLLVPLIEEGWLNKPETRRIVRKYLMPLKIKGIDTLILGCTHYPLIKKVIGEKAGKRVKLIDPSEEVAIEVAEFIEKSFPLKESLKVNGEPEIWVSDLTSNFEKLAQLFLKRRLRLNKVSL; encoded by the coding sequence ATGATCGGGGTTTTTGACTCTGGGCTGGGTGGTTTAACGGTTGTAAGGGAGCTTCTTGCCAAAATTCCCCAATATAAGATTATCTATTTTGGGGATACTGCTCGCACACCCTATGGCACAAAGAGTGCTGAAACTGTTACTAAATATGCCCTTGAAAATACCCGTTTTCTTCTTGAAAAAGGTGCTCAGGTTATTGTAGTAGCCTGTCATACCGTCTCAAGCACCGCTATGCCTGTCCTGAAAGAGACCTTTCGGAAGATTCCCTTTTTTGAGGTTGTTACCCCTTCTTTTAAAAAGGCTCTTCAACTTACGAGAAAAAAAATAATTGGGCTAATTGGAACGCGCACGACTGTTGAAAGTGGTATCTATCAGCGACTTTTTCATGAGGCTGACCCGGAAGTTAAAGTTGTAGTTAATCCAGCTCCTTTGCTTGTGCCTCTAATTGAAGAGGGCTGGCTAAATAAACCTGAAACAAGAAGGATTGTAAGAAAATATCTTATGCCCCTTAAAATTAAGGGGATAGATACTCTTATCCTTGGATGTACCCACTATCCTCTTATAAAAAAGGTCATTGGGGAAAAGGCAGGGAAGAGGGTTAAGCTCATTGATCCCTCTGAAGAGGTAGCCATAGAGGTGGCTGAGTTCATTGAAAAGAGTTTCCCCTTGAAAGAGAGTTTAAAGGTTAATGGAGAGCCAGAGATCTGGGTCTCAGATCTCACCTCCAATTTTGAAAAATTGGCTCAGCTTTTTTTAAAGAGAAGGCTAAGGCTGAACAAAGTTAGTCTTTAA
- a CDS encoding DNA adenine methylase, whose translation MSKVQSNYRQINSTKSHNSFQCYLFSDLSPISRKQYFLNILRGKEGKYKRYLGSPLRYAGGKSWAVGYVIEKLPENIKKLVSPFFGGGSIEIAVAKELGIDVIGFDVFDILVNYWKVQIKKPDKLYEELAKLKPTKETYNWVKENLKKHWKGEEKLPELKLAAYYYFNHNLSYGPGFLGWMSSVYANEEVYFRLLDRVKNFNVKNIIIECASFEEVIPEFKKEFLYCDPPYYLGEDSTLFRGLYPQRNFPVHHNNFNHELLRDLLLNHKGGFILSYNDAPTIRDWYKDFEIIELPIHYTMGQGETRIGFNRKIKNTNHIKKTHELLIIKRN comes from the coding sequence ATGAGTAAAGTTCAATCAAATTATAGACAAATAAATTCTACAAAGAGTCATAATTCTTTTCAATGTTATCTATTTTCAGATTTATCTCCAATAAGTCGAAAGCAATACTTTTTAAATATTTTAAGAGGCAAAGAAGGAAAATATAAAAGATATTTAGGATCTCCATTGAGATATGCAGGTGGAAAAAGTTGGGCTGTTGGGTATGTGATAGAAAAATTGCCAGAAAATATAAAAAAATTAGTTTCCCCTTTCTTTGGTGGTGGTTCTATAGAAATTGCAGTAGCAAAAGAATTAGGTATTGATGTGATCGGTTTTGATGTATTTGATATACTCGTTAATTACTGGAAAGTTCAAATTAAGAAACCTGATAAACTATATGAAGAATTAGCAAAATTAAAACCTACAAAAGAAACTTATAATTGGGTTAAAGAGAATCTAAAAAAACATTGGAAAGGAGAGGAAAAACTGCCAGAGTTAAAGCTTGCAGCTTATTACTATTTTAATCATAATCTTTCTTATGGTCCTGGATTTTTGGGATGGATGTCTTCCGTTTATGCAAATGAAGAAGTATATTTTCGTCTTTTAGATAGAGTTAAAAATTTTAATGTTAAAAATATTATTATAGAATGTGCATCATTTGAAGAAGTTATACCTGAGTTTAAGAAGGAATTTTTATATTGCGATCCACCATATTACCTTGGAGAAGATAGCACCCTTTTTAGAGGACTTTATCCTCAAAGAAATTTTCCAGTTCACCACAATAATTTTAATCACGAGTTATTAAGAGATCTTTTATTAAATCATAAAGGAGGATTTATTCTATCTTATAATGACGCACCTACAATTAGGGATTGGTATAAGGATTTTGAGATCATTGAATTACCTATACATTACACCATGGGGCAAGGGGAAACACGAATAGGTTTCAACAGGAAAATAAAAAATACTAATCATATAAAGAAAACACATGAATTGTTAATAATCAAAAGGAATTAA
- a CDS encoding YdcF family protein: MPDLTFLLKKIILYLFYPSTLIFLFLLAVSIYVLLGKRRGRRRFLLFLAIFLYYLSTTPFLPYFLLKNLEKDYPIPSEEELSKIKNLVVLTGRIYGDPGLSLEERFSRETLIRFLVALEIKKKYPEKKLWIVGGSFEGKGAGYLQELAEKWGVKVEALDTPLDTLRSAKEVKKIIPPGEPFYLLTSAYHLPRAIFLFKKEGLNPLPYPTNYNYPLCKPSRLFLYIFPHDLYLNLTNLAFQEYLALTYYKIKYFIKRT, encoded by the coding sequence ATGCCTGATCTTACTTTTCTACTTAAAAAGATTATTCTCTACCTCTTTTATCCATCAACCTTAATCTTTCTCTTTTTGCTTGCGGTATCAATTTATGTGCTCCTTGGAAAAAGAAGAGGGCGAAGGCGCTTTCTCCTTTTCTTAGCCATCTTTTTATACTATCTTTCTACGACCCCATTTTTACCTTATTTTTTACTCAAAAACCTCGAAAAAGATTATCCTATCCCCTCTGAGGAAGAGCTCTCAAAAATAAAAAATTTAGTGGTTCTTACAGGGCGAATTTATGGAGACCCAGGTCTATCCTTAGAAGAGCGCTTTAGCAGAGAGACTTTAATTCGCTTTCTTGTTGCCCTTGAAATCAAGAAAAAATATCCTGAAAAGAAGTTATGGATAGTAGGGGGCTCTTTTGAAGGAAAGGGGGCTGGATATTTACAAGAGCTTGCTGAGAAATGGGGGGTTAAGGTTGAGGCCTTGGATACACCTCTTGACACCTTGAGGAGCGCTAAAGAAGTTAAAAAGATAATCCCTCCAGGGGAACCCTTTTATCTTCTCACTTCTGCCTATCATCTCCCACGGGCTATCTTTCTCTTTAAAAAGGAAGGACTGAATCCCCTCCCATACCCTACAAATTATAATTATCCCCTCTGTAAGCCCTCTCGTCTCTTTCTTTATATTTTCCCTCATGATCTCTATCTAAATCTCACCAACCTTGCCTTTCAGGAATATCTTGCCCTGACTTATTATAAAATCAAATATTTCATAAAAAGGACTTAA
- a CDS encoding D-sedoheptulose-7-phosphate isomerase — protein MKDLLEKIKIEHQNTISAFIEREGEKFLQVVELTKRVFKDGGKLLIFGNGGSAADAQHLAGELVNRFKMERVPLPAIALTTDTSVLTAISNDYDFSQVFVKQVQALGKPGDIALAISTSGKSPNIISALKTAKEMGLYTIGLSGGSGGLMPPYCDYLILVPSTDTPRIQEGHLLFLHIYSELLEKALFA, from the coding sequence ATGAAGGACCTTTTGGAAAAAATTAAAATTGAGCATCAAAACACAATCTCTGCCTTTATTGAAAGGGAAGGTGAAAAGTTTCTTCAAGTGGTAGAGCTTACAAAAAGGGTCTTCAAAGACGGGGGAAAACTTCTTATTTTTGGGAATGGGGGGTCAGCAGCGGATGCTCAGCATCTGGCAGGAGAGCTTGTTAATCGTTTTAAGATGGAGAGAGTTCCCCTTCCTGCCATAGCTTTAACTACGGATACTTCGGTTCTTACAGCTATTTCTAATGACTATGACTTTTCTCAGGTCTTTGTGAAGCAGGTTCAGGCTCTTGGAAAGCCCGGGGACATTGCCTTGGCTATAAGTACCAGTGGAAAATCACCTAATATTATCTCAGCCCTAAAGACAGCAAAGGAGATGGGACTTTATACCATTGGGCTCAGTGGTGGAAGTGGGGGGCTTATGCCTCCCTACTGTGATTACCTTATTCTTGTGCCTTCAACAGATACTCCTCGTATACAGGAGGGGCACCTTCTTTTTTTACATATCTATTCTGAACTCTTAGAAAAGGCCCTTTTTGCATAG
- the tsaD gene encoding tRNA (adenosine(37)-N6)-threonylcarbamoyltransferase complex transferase subunit TsaD, which produces MLLAIETSCDETGVALFSEEGTLVEDFLYSQVALHSPYGGIVPEIASRKQLEVLHPLVKRALEERALKPYDLKGVAVTFGPGLLGSLLVGVTYAKTLSLALKIPLIAVDHLSAHLFSIFLEREVSFPYLGLLVSGGHTALFVVQDFDSLKLIGHTRDDAAGEAFDKIAKLLGLPYPGGPVISELAEKGDPEKYPLPRPMLEEENFDFSFSGLKTAVFQLLKREGNLRNEDLCASFQKALCEVLVEKTLRAARVLGIKRIVVAGGVSANTYLRGLFQERAQEEEIFFPHPKYCTDNAAMVGFLGWIKFKKKDFASLDAEPYSRALFKKSRP; this is translated from the coding sequence ATGCTTCTTGCCATAGAGACCTCTTGTGATGAAACAGGGGTAGCTCTATTTTCTGAAGAAGGAACCCTTGTTGAGGATTTCCTTTACTCCCAGGTTGCCCTTCATTCTCCTTATGGTGGAATTGTGCCTGAGATTGCCAGCAGGAAACAACTTGAGGTTCTTCATCCCCTCGTTAAAAGAGCCCTTGAGGAAAGGGCCTTAAAGCCCTATGATCTTAAAGGAGTTGCAGTAACCTTTGGTCCGGGGCTTCTGGGGTCTTTACTGGTAGGAGTAACTTACGCTAAAACCCTTTCTTTAGCCCTTAAAATACCTCTTATTGCTGTTGATCATCTTTCAGCCCATCTTTTTTCCATCTTTTTAGAAAGAGAGGTATCTTTTCCCTATCTCGGGCTTCTGGTTTCTGGAGGACATACTGCTCTTTTTGTGGTTCAGGATTTTGATTCTTTAAAACTTATTGGACATACCCGGGATGATGCAGCTGGAGAGGCCTTTGATAAGATTGCCAAACTCCTTGGCCTTCCCTATCCAGGTGGCCCTGTTATAAGTGAGCTTGCTGAGAAGGGGGATCCTGAGAAATACCCCCTTCCAAGACCCATGCTTGAGGAGGAAAATTTTGATTTCAGTTTTTCTGGGCTTAAAACTGCTGTTTTCCAACTTTTAAAAAGAGAGGGAAATCTCAGGAATGAGGATCTGTGTGCAAGCTTTCAAAAGGCCCTTTGTGAGGTGCTTGTTGAGAAAACCTTAAGGGCAGCAAGAGTTCTGGGGATCAAAAGAATTGTTGTGGCAGGAGGGGTTTCTGCCAATACCTATTTGAGAGGTCTTTTTCAGGAAAGAGCCCAAGAAGAAGAGATTTTTTTTCCCCATCCCAAGTATTGCACAGATAATGCAGCTATGGTGGGTTTTCTTGGATGGATTAAATTTAAGAAAAAAGATTTCGCTTCTCTTGATGCTGAGCCCTATTCAAGAGCTCTTTTCAAAAAGTCCAGGCCCTAA
- a CDS encoding sigma-54-dependent transcriptional regulator — protein sequence MGEIWVIDDEKGILETLGGILQDEGYQVETFALAKSALERLSQRTPQAVFLDLWLKDMEGLEVLAKIKEHNALLPVIIISGHGTIETAVKALKMGAFDFIEKPLSYERILVSLENALKFVRLEEENKRLKAQIYAQVQLTGRSKAISEIRDLIQRVAQTDTTVLITGESGVGKEVVAKLIHLHSKRAEGPFIEVNCASIPETLIEAELFGFEKGAFTDARSPKKGKFEVAHGGTIFLDEIGDMNLSAQAKVLRVLQEKKIERLGGQRPIEVDVRIITATNKNLEEEIAKGRFREDLYFRLRVFPIHIPPLRERPEDIEPLCETFLEEMALKTGLGKKRLSPEVKELIKKYPWPGNVRELKNFIERLVILTTSEEITLNDLPQDFLSTLTKKKILKENQEPWFMAKDFRTAKALFEREFLRRKLETFRGNITQTAKEIGLERTYLQKKLKELGLKEDDLP from the coding sequence ATGGGTGAGATCTGGGTAATTGATGACGAAAAGGGCATACTTGAGACCCTTGGGGGGATTCTGCAGGATGAGGGTTATCAGGTTGAGACCTTTGCACTGGCAAAATCTGCCCTGGAAAGACTTTCTCAGCGCACTCCTCAGGCAGTTTTTCTTGACCTCTGGCTTAAAGACATGGAGGGCCTTGAGGTCTTAGCAAAGATTAAAGAACATAATGCACTACTTCCAGTTATTATCATCTCAGGGCACGGCACAATTGAAACTGCGGTAAAGGCTCTCAAAATGGGAGCCTTTGATTTTATAGAAAAGCCCCTCTCCTATGAGAGGATTCTCGTTTCCTTAGAAAATGCCCTCAAATTTGTAAGACTTGAAGAAGAAAATAAGCGGCTGAAGGCTCAAATCTATGCACAGGTTCAACTTACAGGTCGATCCAAGGCTATTTCTGAAATAAGAGATCTTATTCAACGGGTCGCTCAGACAGATACAACTGTTCTCATTACAGGTGAGTCAGGGGTAGGAAAAGAGGTGGTAGCTAAACTTATTCACCTTCATTCTAAAAGAGCAGAAGGTCCCTTTATAGAGGTTAATTGTGCAAGTATTCCGGAAACTCTTATTGAAGCTGAACTTTTTGGATTTGAAAAAGGGGCTTTCACAGATGCCAGAAGTCCAAAAAAAGGCAAATTTGAAGTGGCTCATGGAGGCACTATCTTTCTTGATGAAATCGGAGATATGAATCTCTCTGCCCAGGCCAAAGTCTTAAGAGTTCTTCAGGAAAAAAAGATAGAAAGATTAGGTGGGCAAAGACCCATTGAAGTAGATGTAAGAATTATTACGGCAACGAACAAAAATCTTGAAGAGGAGATTGCAAAGGGCCGTTTTAGAGAGGATCTTTACTTTAGACTGCGGGTCTTCCCCATTCATATTCCTCCCCTAAGGGAAAGACCTGAAGATATTGAACCCCTTTGTGAGACCTTCCTTGAGGAAATGGCTTTAAAAACAGGCCTTGGAAAAAAAAGGCTTTCTCCTGAGGTCAAAGAGCTAATAAAAAAATATCCCTGGCCAGGTAATGTTAGAGAGCTCAAAAACTTTATCGAAAGATTGGTTATTCTCACCACCTCTGAGGAAATCACTCTTAATGATCTTCCCCAGGACTTTTTGTCAACTCTTACCAAAAAGAAAATTTTAAAGGAGAATCAGGAACCTTGGTTCATGGCAAAGGACTTTCGCACTGCAAAGGCTTTATTTGAAAGGGAGTTCTTACGCAGAAAACTTGAGACCTTTCGGGGAAATATAACCCAAACCGCAAAAGAAATAGGGCTTGAAAGAACCTATCTCCAGAAAAAACTTAAAGAGCTGGGCCTAAAAGAGGACGATCTTCCTTAG
- a CDS encoding aminopeptidase, with amino-acid sequence MEHVFDKLKAEEIKELEGLIKKYLDFLSEIKTERECVEQFKEDLLKKGFQEKARDKGFFTYRNKFLACWRRGKRPLQEGLKLIISHIDTPRLDLKLHPLFEDQDLAFLKTHYYGGIKKYHWVAMPLALHGVVVKKDGSIINLVLGEREDEPLFTICDLLPHLGRKKQEEKRLAEAIPAENLNILIGGIPIEKSGKGKKEEKERIKKRILKLFEEKYGISEEDFFSAEIFAVPAGRARLVGLDSAFVGGYGQDDRICAFTSFQALLSIEKPLYTTLVLFMDREEIGSEGNTSAKSRIFESLVYELMKAEELSPTPDVFFEIMSKTKALSADVTAGIDPNYLEVHDKLNDAKLGYGVVISRYTGHGGKYMANEAHAEYISYLRSLFEKEGVVYQVASMGKVDEGGGGTVSKYFASYGMDVVDIGPPLLSMHSPFEIAHKGDLYMTYRAFKAFLKG; translated from the coding sequence ATGGAACATGTTTTTGATAAGCTTAAAGCAGAAGAAATAAAGGAGCTTGAGGGTCTTATTAAGAAATATCTTGATTTTTTATCCGAGATTAAGACAGAAAGAGAGTGTGTAGAGCAATTTAAAGAGGATTTGCTAAAAAAGGGGTTTCAAGAAAAAGCTCGGGATAAAGGCTTTTTTACCTATAGAAATAAGTTCCTTGCCTGCTGGAGAAGAGGTAAAAGACCACTTCAAGAAGGGTTAAAACTTATTATAAGTCATATTGATACCCCGAGACTTGATTTAAAACTTCATCCCCTTTTTGAAGATCAGGACCTGGCATTTTTAAAGACCCACTATTATGGCGGAATAAAAAAATATCATTGGGTAGCTATGCCTCTGGCTTTACATGGAGTGGTAGTAAAAAAGGATGGCTCAATAATTAATCTCGTGCTTGGAGAAAGGGAAGATGAGCCTTTGTTTACAATCTGTGATCTTCTGCCTCATCTGGGAAGAAAAAAACAAGAAGAAAAAAGGCTGGCTGAAGCTATCCCTGCTGAAAATTTAAATATACTCATAGGTGGAATTCCTATAGAAAAGAGCGGAAAGGGAAAAAAGGAGGAAAAAGAGCGTATTAAAAAAAGAATTTTAAAGCTTTTTGAGGAAAAATATGGTATAAGCGAGGAAGACTTCTTTTCAGCAGAGATTTTTGCTGTTCCTGCAGGAAGGGCAAGATTGGTTGGTTTGGATTCAGCCTTTGTGGGAGGCTACGGTCAGGATGATCGCATCTGTGCCTTTACAAGTTTTCAAGCTCTGTTATCCATAGAAAAACCTTTATATACCACCCTTGTCCTCTTTATGGATAGGGAGGAAATAGGCTCAGAGGGAAATACCAGTGCCAAAAGTCGGATCTTTGAGAGCTTGGTCTATGAACTCATGAAAGCTGAAGAGTTATCCCCAACTCCAGATGTCTTTTTTGAAATTATGTCTAAAACTAAGGCCCTCTCAGCGGATGTTACCGCAGGGATTGATCCCAATTATCTTGAGGTTCACGACAAACTCAATGATGCCAAGCTTGGTTACGGGGTGGTTATAAGCCGTTACACTGGACATGGCGGTAAATATATGGCTAATGAAGCCCATGCTGAATATATAAGTTACCTGAGGTCCCTTTTTGAAAAGGAGGGGGTAGTCTACCAAGTGGCTTCTATGGGTAAAGTTGATGAAGGAGGAGGGGGAACAGTCTCCAAATATTTTGCCTCCTACGGGATGGATGTTGTTGATATAGGCCCACCACTTCTTTCCATGCACTCACCCTTTGAGATTGCCCACAAAGGAGACCTCTATATGACCTATCGGGCCTTTAAGGCCTTTTTGAAAGGTTAA
- a CDS encoding tRNA (adenine-N1)-methyltransferase, with amino-acid sequence MALQKGDLVILQKGSKKYLLIIKEEIFHTHAGYLDLSQIEGKEYGDYILSSKGVPFYILKPTIFDLLMKIKRQTQIIYPKDIGYILLKLDIVEGKTVLECGCGSGALTTALAYFVGKTGRVISYEKKESFVEIARTNLKRFNLEERVVFKLKEVEEAFDEEEEVDALFLDVREPERLLFPAYRALKGGHPLGILVPTTNQVTSVLKGLEALPFVDIEVIEIFLRPYKLNPERFRPEDLMVAHTGYLIFTKKVKVKDGNED; translated from the coding sequence ATGGCCCTTCAAAAGGGTGATCTCGTTATACTTCAGAAAGGCTCGAAGAAGTATCTTTTGATTATAAAAGAGGAAATCTTTCATACCCATGCTGGTTATCTTGACCTTTCTCAAATAGAGGGCAAGGAATATGGAGATTACATCCTTTCCTCTAAAGGAGTGCCCTTTTATATTTTAAAACCCACTATTTTTGATCTTCTGATGAAAATAAAAAGGCAGACCCAGATTATTTATCCCAAGGACATTGGTTATATCCTTCTTAAATTGGATATAGTTGAGGGGAAGACTGTCCTTGAATGCGGGTGTGGTTCAGGGGCTCTTACCACAGCTTTAGCCTATTTTGTTGGTAAAACCGGAAGGGTTATATCCTATGAAAAGAAAGAGTCCTTTGTTGAGATTGCAAGGACAAATCTCAAAAGATTTAATCTTGAGGAAAGAGTTGTATTTAAGCTGAAGGAGGTAGAAGAGGCCTTTGATGAAGAGGAAGAGGTGGATGCCCTTTTTCTGGATGTGCGGGAACCTGAAAGACTCCTCTTTCCAGCTTATAGGGCCCTTAAAGGAGGACATCCCCTTGGAATATTGGTTCCAACCACAAATCAGGTAACTTCGGTCTTAAAGGGTCTTGAGGCTCTCCCTTTTGTAGACATAGAAGTTATTGAGATTTTCCTTAGACCATATAAATTAAATCCTGAGAGATTTCGGCCCGAGGATCTTATGGTTGCTCACACAGGCTATCTCATCTTTACTAAAAAGGTTAAGGTGAAAGATGGCAATGAAGATTGA